From the genome of Nicotiana sylvestris chromosome 2, ASM39365v2, whole genome shotgun sequence, one region includes:
- the LOC104229982 gene encoding phosphatidylinositol N-acetylglucosaminyltransferase subunit C-like yields the protein MEASISGSSSPTHPKWRKVVYGGMQPGFGDNHTDESFLEEMIMNANVVKRDLLKVVLDAVSISQYLCIVALVVLVWTYTLRNTLNEKYLLLLNVSLLGSGFFILLLTADMIPFNLLLNYLLKYTFFITALYMLSPIYHTLTRSISSNSIWALTASLLILHLFLHNYSGSTVKAPGALENPTLTSNISLNASIVASLLISSRLPSRLHVFAIVLFSLQVFLFAPLVTYCVKKRSFKLHICFSLQLLVLTLIFAYQLHKLLFILLLGIFVFVNLVCPYWLIRIQEYKFEINGPWDEAKLCFNITE from the coding sequence ATGGAAGCTAGCATCAGTGGGAGCTCTTCTCCAACCCATCCAAAATGGAGAAAAGTTGTTTATGGTGGGATGCAACCTGGCTTTGGTGACAATCACACGGATGAGTCCTTCTTGGAGGAAATGATCATGAATGCTAATGTTGTCAAAAGAGACTTATTGAAAGTGGTGCTCGACGCAGTTTCAATCTCACAATATCTTTGCATTGTTGCCCTTGTGGTTTTAGTTTGGACCTACACCCTCAGAAATACCTTGAATGAAAAATATCTCTTACTCTTGAATGTCAGCCTTCTTGGTTCGGGTTTCTTTATTCTGCTCTTAACTGCGGACATGATACCCTTTAATCTCCTCCTCAATTATCTCCTAAAATATACCTTTTTCATAACTGCCTTATATATGTTGTCTCCTATCTACCATACACTTACAAGGTCCATAAGCTCGAATTCCATATGGGCGCTAACAGCTTCCCTTCTCATACTCCATCTCTTTCTGCACAATTACTCAGGGTCCACCGTAAAGGCTCCTGGAGCTTTAGAAAATCCAACCCTGACAAGCAATATATCTCTGAATGCGTCAATCGTGGCTTCACTTTTGATTTCTTCTCGCCTTCCATCGAGGCTTCATGTCTTTGCTATTGTGCTATTCTCCTTGCAAGTTTTCCTTTTTGCTCCTTTAGTCACATATTGTGTCAAGAAGCGTTCTTTTAAGCTGCATATTTGCTTTTCCCTTCAGTTACTGGTTCTAACACTAATTTTCGCTTACCAGTTGCATAAGTTGCTTTTCATTTTGCTTTTGGGCATTTTTGTCTTCGTCAATTTGGTTTGTCCTTACTGGCTGATAAGGATTCAAGAGTACAAGTTTGAGATTAATGGCCCCTGGGATGAGGCTAAGCTCTGTTTTAACATTACAGAATAA